Proteins from a single region of Manis javanica isolate MJ-LG chromosome 5, MJ_LKY, whole genome shotgun sequence:
- the KCNK15 gene encoding potassium channel subfamily K member 15, producing the protein MRKQSVRTAALALCILSYLLVGAAVFDALESEAESGRQRLLAQKRSELRRKYGFSAEDFRELERLALQAEPHRAGRQWKFAGSFYFAITVITTIGYGHAAPGTDSGKVFCMFYALLGIPLTLVTFQSLGERLNALVRRLLLAVKRCLGLRRPRVSTENMVVAGLLVCAATLALGAAAFAHFEGWTFFHAYYYCFITLTTIGFGDFVALQSDEALQRKPPYVAFSFLYILLGLTVIGAFLNLVVLRFLAASTGAPERSARRASQLRPGAPESGRRAPSGGSTSVSFRVHQLESWARDNLGFSPPSSPGAVGCGRAGRPRARRKSI; encoded by the exons ATGAGGAAGCAGAGCGTGCGCACGGCCGCGCTCGCCCTGTGCATCCTGTCCTACCTGCTGGTGGGCGCCGCAGTCTTCGACGCGCTCGAGTCCGAGGCGGAGAGCGGCCGTCAGCGACTGCTGGCCCAGAAGCGGAGTGAGCTCCGGAGGAAGTACGGCTTCTCGGCCGAGGACTTCCGCGAGCTGGAGCGCCTGGCGCTGCAGGCCGAGCCGCACCGCGCCGGCCGCCAGTGGAAGTTCGCGGGCTCCTTCTACTTCGCCATCACCGTCATCACCACCATCG GCTACGGCCACGCCGCGCCGGGCACGGACTCGGGCAAGGTCTTCTGCATGTTCTATGCGCTCCTGGGCATCCCTCTGACGCTGGTCACTTTCCAGAGCCTGGGAGAGCGGCTGAACGCGCTGGTGCGGCGCCTCCTGCTGGCGGTCAAGCGCTGCCTGGGCCTGCGGCGGCCGCGCGTGTCCACCGAGAACATGGTGGTGGCCGGGCTGCTGGTGTGCGCGGCCACTCTGGCCCTCGGGGCCGCCGCCTTCGCGCACTTCGAGGGCTGGACCTTCTTCCACGCCTACTACTACTGCTTTATCACCCTCACTACCATCGGCTTCGGCGACTTCGTGGCGCTGCAGAGCGACGAGGCGCTGCAGAGGAAGCCGCCCTACGTGGCCTTCAGCTTCCTCTACATCCTCCTGGGACTCACGGTCATCGGCGCCTTCCTCAACCTTGTGGTCCTGCGCTTCCTGGCGGCCAGCACCGGCGCGCCCGAGCGCTCTGCCCGCCGTGCCAGCCAGCTCCGCCCGGGGGCGCCCGAGAGCGGCCGCCGCGCCCCGTCCGGGGGCTCCACCTCCGTCTCCTTCCGCGTCCACCAGCTCGAGTCCTGGGCCCGAGACAATCTGGGCTTCTCGCCCCCCTCTAGCCCTGGGGCTGTGGGCTGCGGCAGGGCAGGCCGACCCCGAGCCCGGCGGAAGTCCATCTGA